The genomic stretch AGTTCTTAGAGTGTCACATCTTTAATTTGGCTCTCATGACCTCGTGTGGTCTGGCCCATTTATCTTGTCAGACCAGCCTTGTTCATCCTCCCTTTCTTAAACTGCAGTTGTATTGGCCTCCTTTCAGTCCTCTGATCCAGTGCTCTGTTTTGTGTCTAAGACCTATACCTTTagcagggagatcccacatgccacaactaagacctcacACTGCCAAAATAAATCcatcatttcatattttaaaacctaTACCCTCTTTCCTGTTTTGCATACATATACGGTTGTCTCTTAGAACAAAACTCAAACCCCCCTGAGTCAGAATTTCCTATTCTGTGCTTTAATTGTAGTATATGTTGCACCATCATAGGTAATCGCTATTATGTCATAGGAAACTGCACCATCATAGCAGTTACAGCAGTTATAATTTCGAATTTATTGTTGTGATTTGATTAATGACATCTCCTTCACCCTTCCCTTGGATTACGATGGAAGTACCTCGTGTTCACTGTCTTAGCACCCAGTGCTATACCTGGCACAAACACTGAGAATCTGAAATCGGGAGCTAGGCCATTGATGGGGCAAATTTTCTGCACAGTTTGGAGGAGAACCAAAGTAGCAGTGGGAGAAGTTTGCTGAGGATACGAAGTTGGTCTTGAGAGGAGAGTTGCTTTGTAATGCAGTGAACTAAAAAAGATGCCTTGTTTTGTATATTGCAGAATGGTTATACAAGTGTTCAGTTCAGAAACTGGTGGTAGTCATCTCAAATATTGAAAGTGGAGAGGTCCTTGAAAGATGGCAGTTTGATATTGAGTGTGATAAGACTGCAAAAGATGACAGGTAAGTAGAAATTACTTCCATTTtcgtatgtttttaaatttatgttcttTACCAAATGAGTTCTAATTATATGGAACAAGTTTCATATAAAGTACAATTTTTTTCTaggatgtttatttttttaatataaatttaattggaggtaattactttattgtattggttttgccatacatcaacatgaatccgccatgggtatacGCATgtaccccatcctgaacccccatcccacctccctccccgtaccatccctctgggtcatcccagtgcaccagcccccagcatcctgtatcatgcatcaaacctggactggcgattcatttcacatatgatattatacatgtttcaatgccattctcccaaatcatcccaccctcgccctctcccacagagtccaaaagactgttctatacatctgtgtctcttttgctgtctcacgtacagggttatcaataccatctttctaaattccatatatatgtgttagtatactgtattagcgttttctttctggcttacttcactctgtataataggctccagtttcatccacctcattagaactgattcaaatgtattctttttaatggctaggATGTTTAATTTGATCCTTAGTCTTCTGTGGCAAAGAATAGTTCACTGTCTTATATAGATAATGTACTTTTAACATAATTGCCTATGGTGTAAATTGGTGAATTTCACCCTTCAGTGTTTATGGTAGTATGTACCTGGTGGTCCGTTTAGTGAATTGTTTAAAGGTACTTTTAACCATCAGGGATTTTCCTAGATTCCCCAAGCCTAAGATTCAGCTCTATTGTATTTCATTGAATGCCCCAAATTTTCTAAGACACTTCATAAAAAAGTTTCCAGAGCACCTGAATGGGAAATGCTCATATGATCATGTCTAGCATTGTCCTAGGCTTGCTTACTGGTAAATTCAGAATCATTTTTCATAATGAAATGTAGTTTGCTTCTGAAGCCTTTGGGTTTTTTAGGAAATTTTTAGCTTATAAGAATAATTTGATATttaatttaatatcttttttgagGCAGTAGGGAATTAAGCATTAGGAAAAATGCACCAACAAAATATTTTAGGtactataattttcattttttgaaaggtACTGTAGTTTTCCTAACTTGAAGCACTTGGCCAGTTTTCTGATTATCTGATACCAAATGACCTGATTTTAAGACCACCCCTAGAAAATGACTGgaatgataaataataaaatgcatatgCCTCTTGTGGTATATAGGCCCTAATGATATAACTTACCAAAAAAAACACTCCATTTTAATGTATTACTTATTTGATCTTGGAAACATTTAATCAGTCTTaccaatgttttaaataatttattaacaCTTAAATTGATTTGGTTTCAATAGTGCACCTAGAGAAAAGTCTCAGAAAGCTATCCAAGATGAAATCCGTTCAGTGATCAGACAGATCACAGCTACAGTAACATTTCTGCCACTGTTGGAAGTTTCTTGTAAGTATTATACAACTTCACATTGACTTTAAATTTGTCAGGGAAAAGACTAAGCTACTATTTTAAGAATTAGCCCTTTATTaaatgccagggtccagccctggtggatccagggtgattcagaggtggggatggagttggcatccttggaaaaatacatatttaattacagatatatagagagattagaaacggatagtgtagtaggaagattagtggagaaaaagaggctgaataacttggattacgtggaatagcatccatgctccagatgggaattcagccagaaaaacgaggagcaagaaagaacgacatgggggtatcagtctttctggaaactgatccgatttctttattttggggtttgcttatataccttttgttacacatagggatgaatacagagtcatgtgggggtcagcagtcctgacctttatcaaaatcaggtgcttcacataaaaaggtcttagggattttacgatcctttctttctgataacctaaaacttattttttccaagcgtgttttttcttaaaccaggcaccaccctccaaataaagttacattcctatagggtgaggatgtagtgagttacaatcaagaaaggaatttatttaacccaaggttaacatgattaatcttaaaggttaatacttatttctcctatatacttaaaggttaatgcttatttctcctatatgctagttatattcattataagggcagggaatatggagatttagcagcaaacatcagcccaacaaatgaaaatcctttcaccaatgctcctctTAAGATCTGTttggtcttaagatagtgataaagttacatttgacatagcaaggacacagtgatttataacaaagtacagtgatctattgcAAAAGagaaatccattaactcaaaaagtctagtattgctaacatgaaaaactactatatttccttttctatattccaaatacattgattaatatattcccgggtgcctaaggatatagaggcctggctgcaatcattgactcaacaatgagaaaagccctatgctaattaagactctcaaaatactccaaaactctctgtgctgtttatggttgagaggtagtaaacaatcatgtgtgtagtggcaggagtatggataatcctgtcgcacaagctagtctgtcagcagagaggtttgacctaagacacccttgtcccacccagggcaggggattagcagcaattattgacacaacaaatgaaaaacttcaccaatataattcctaaccaacccactatactaataatttctaactccccaaaagaatttgcctttagtaagtctcaaacatcttgtgcctctcagattgagaggctataaacaatcacatgtggccggaggaacctatacaggtgggctagataaccttcagaggagtccgtaagctgaaacactcttgtcacgcccaggaatttttattgccctggagctgcacgtttactccttctccgagagaaacggttatgggggagagccccccgtaaagtcagaggtgtaggtgagagcataaaacagactctggttttggggttagatgctcgggaacagggggtttcctgaggcttgatcacgcctttgcgtatgccaagcctccttcctcatgacctttgccatgggcggagttcctcatgctggcccctggcaattaaattttttcttaattaatattatacaataaaaatgaaaaacacattataaagcagaagtagtgtTATATGCGTTCTAGACATTTAGAAATTctgaaaaggaaaggaatgaaaGTATTCCACATATTCATTCTTGGATGTCTTAATGTAATCCCGTgcattatcttaattttttatgtatattaaGGCTAGCCATAACTGTCTTGCTTTTCTACCTTATCAGATATTTCCTGAATGTCTACTATATGCGAGACACTGCTCTAGGCCTCAGGCTACATCAGTCACAGAGCCTAGATGTTAGCTTTCCTTCAGGTTACCTTTATGCTATCCTGTGTGATTGACTCCATACTTTCTGCAGATAatggttttctcttttaaaaaagagcaaactTGAAGTTTTCATAAGATAAAAGAAGTGCAATATTTTCTGTAATACAGTAAATTTCTATTGAGGAAAAGCAATTGACTAGTCATTACAGACCAGGCTAAACTATGTTTTCTAATACTGTGGGTGGTTCAAAATGTGAGAGAGACAAGGAGGGTTCTTctacttaggaaaaaaataatgtactTTAATGATTTTATCTCCAATCTAGGTTCATTTGATCTCCTCATTTATACAGACAAAGATCTGGTTGTACCTGAGAAATGGGAAGAGTCGGGACCACAGTTCATTACCAATTCTGAGGAAGTTCGTCTTCGTTCATTCACTACTACAATTCACAAAGTAAATAGCATGGTAGCCTACAAAATTCCTGTcaatgactgaggatgagatatgGACAGTAACGTGCTTGTAACTCTCAAATGTGGTTTTCCTGTCAGATCAACTATGGttgatatgttttatttcattggTTAATTTTTAGATGAGGAAAACTTAACATGATACTTTACTGAATCTGTGCAAAATTGTTCGTTTTTGGTACCTATCTGACTTTCCATAGGGTTGACATAAGTTACTGCACAGATTGCCTCAGTACTGCAGTGTTACTTTCTTTGAAGGTAGTAACCATAGGTGGAAAAACTTTTGCTAAATGCCTTTCTAAATCAGACTTTTGGTCAAGTAGCTTGACGCAGAAtatagagaaatatttaaatataaaatagaacaaaagaaatgtGAATATTCAGAATCTTCATTTACATCCTGAAAGTAACTAATGGTAGTCCATAAGTAGTGAAATATTTCTCCTATTGCATCCTCTtgtcatttatttcatttgtataGTTTCCGTATTGAAAAAATGTCCAATTATTTGAGTTTAATTTATGTAACTTGAGCCTATAAAGCTGTGGATATTCCCACTTTTCAAATTGTTGTGATACAGAACTCTTAAGAAtgtctttttatgttttataaaatcaagctttaaatgaatgatgaaataaagttaaatgtgtgtgttttaaatttgtattaaGTTTTTTATATTGGTGTATTGATACAGTTAAGTAGTTATTATGGATTCAGTACGGCATATTATTTCTTGTGCCTACTATGTTGTAGGGAGGGCCTAAGGATACAAAGTTGAGTAAGTCTCGAGGTACTTTCAATTTATTGGACAAACTTTTATTAAACCTCCTTCAACCTATAACAgtagatttaaaataaacattgttCTTTATGTAAAATGATAAATGTCACTTGGAATTAATTCAGTTTAGCAAATGTTAGATTGTATACAACCTTTCTATGCTCTTAGGTTTATTATCAgggacccttgaacaacataggGGTTGGAACATTGACCCTCTAAGCAACTGAAAATCCCAGTAAAACTTAGAGCCAGCCCTTCATATCTGTGGTTACCCCAAACCCATGGATTCAACAAACCATGGatcatgtagtactgtagtatttactattaaaaaatagCCAAATATAAGTGGACCTGCACAATTCAAACTGTTGTTCAAAGGTCAGCTGTGTACTTAAACATCATGTTTATTCCTCTGCCTGTGCCTTCATTAATACTCTAATCAGGTATACTCTTTCAGTTGCCACCTATTTTTCCAGGGTCAGTTTAAGGCAAACTTATAAAAATTGCTTTCTAATCTCTATACTAAATCTTAGCTCATTTTGTAATAATTCAGTTTTTTAAGTATGTAGTAGCAAACACTGTTCTAAGATCTTCATATGTATTTATTCAGTCTTCACTAGTAAGTAAATACACATAACtgtatccattcattcaaaaTTTACATAATGAGCATCTCTTAATGTGCAGAATAAGAATACTGCATGCTAAGCATTAGGAAGAATGAAACAAAGTCCTGGCCTTCCTAAAGCTTGAGATCTTATGAAGGAGAGGAAAGTGTATAACAAAGGACCATAAAGTAACCAAACAGGtttatttcattgtgtgtttgtgttattTCACTTGGAATAATCTTTCTCTGATCCAGCTGGGTGCTTGTTGTGAATAAAGGGCAGCGTCTTGCATTCTTTCATCTCTTGGTGCTGCTGGACAAATAGATGCCAGTCTTTGATGATGGGTATCATGTATGCTGCTGCAAAAGCCATCACCAGACAGAAGCTGAAAGTATCTAACTTAGGTCCACCCatgtctttttttcctgaataagAAAAGCAGTTATGTAGAAGTGGAACTTGTATTGATTTAGGGATGgtcaaaactcaatattcaaaaaacaaagattatggcatctggccccatcacttcatggcaaatagggaaaaggtggaagcagtgacagattttattgggCTTCAAAATTGCTGTGTATGGTGACTGCaagcatgaaattaaatgacacttgctccttggaagaaaagatgtgactcttgatgaaggtgaaaaaggagagtgaaaaagttggctttgaagctcagcattcagaaattaagatcatggcatccagtcccatcacttcatagcaaataaatgTGGAAACTGGCTGActgtttttggggctccaaaatgactgcagatggtgattgcagccatgaaattaaaagactccttggaagcaaagttatgaccaacctagacagcatattgaaaagcagagacattactttaccaacaaaggtctgtctagtcaaggctatggtttttccagtggtcatgtatggatgtgagagttggaccgtaaagaaggctcagcactggagaattgatgttttcgaactgtggtgctggagaagacttgagagtcccttgtaccgGAAgcaggtcaaaccagtcaatcctaaaggaaatcaacctgaatattcactggaaggtctgacactgaagctgaagcttggatactttggccacctgatgcgaagagctgactcattggaaaagaccctgatgctgggaaatactgagggtgaaaagagaagagggcagcagaggatgagagggttagatgtcgtcactgaatcaatggacatgaatatgggcaaactccaggacatagtggaGGATAGGACCCTGGAagtgtgcaaagagtcagacaacttagcaactgaacaacagagtcTCTTGTTTCCAAACAGCGTGAGGTGCATTATAGTGGTCACCATTAAGACACTTGAATTCTTGGGCTGTTGACGTTTGAGAGATTGAGAAGGAAAGCCGAAGTAGAACTTGAGGAAAAATAGGAAGAGAGTTGAAAATTATGGTCCTGTTTTTAGGAAATATGTTTGAAAATCTTTATAGAAAGCAATGGCTGCTTCTGGAAACACTGCCTCTTTGCTAATAGGAATAATAAAtttggttctttctttttttttttttttttaatttttagttttttattttttaaattttaaaatctttaattcttacatgcattcccaaacatgaacccccctcccacctccctccccagaacatctttctgggtcatccccatgcaccagccccaagcatgctgcatcctgcgtcagacatagactggcgattcaattcttacatgatagtatacatgttagaatgtcattctcccaaatcatcccaccctctccctctccctctgagtccaaaagtccgttatacacatctgtgtctctttccctgtcttgcatacagggtcgtcattgccatcttcctaaattccatatatatgtgttagtatactgtattggtgtttttctttctggcttacttcactctgtataatcggctccagtttcatccatctcatcagaactgattcaaatgaattctttttaacggctgagtaatactccattgtgtatatgtaccacagctttcttatccattcatctgctgatggacatctaggttgtttccatgtcctggctattataaacagtgctgcaatgaacattggggtacatgtgtctctttcaattctggtttcctcggtgtgtatgcccagaagtgggattgctggttcttTCCCCTAAAAGCACACCAGTAGCAACATTATGAATTACTGACAATACTTAAGtgtcatttatgtatttaatattaGTGATCTTAATACTGATTTATTATGATTTATTATGAGTCATACCCTCTTTTCAAGAGTTATGTCCAGAAATTCATGCTCTGGTTTTGAATGTTAGTCTCAATAGGAGCTTCAGCCATACAGTCTATTGCCTAGAAGTTACTCTATAGTACCAATTCTGCATTAGctagactctttaaaaaaatgggctttaaaaaaagttaatgaaaGGACATTAACTACATAAAGAATCAAAGGGAAGGCTGGAAACTAGAGAACTAGGGCAGCCCCAAGGACTCTCAAGTCACAAATTTGTGAACTCTGTAATAAATGGGT from Ovis canadensis isolate MfBH-ARS-UI-01 breed Bighorn chromosome 6, ARS-UI_OviCan_v2, whole genome shotgun sequence encodes the following:
- the MAD2L1 gene encoding mitotic spindle assembly checkpoint protein MAD2A, with protein sequence MALQLSREQGITLRGSAEIVAEFFSFGINSILYQRGIYPSETFTRVQKYGLTLLVTTDPELIKYLNNVVDQLKEWLYKCSVQKLVVVISNIESGEVLERWQFDIECDKTAKDDSAPREKSQKAIQDEIRSVIRQITATVTFLPLLEVSCSFDLLIYTDKDLVVPEKWEESGPQFITNSEEVRLRSFTTTIHKVNSMVAYKIPVND